The Aquidulcibacter paucihalophilus genome has a window encoding:
- a CDS encoding rhomboid family intramembrane serine protease: protein MEPDLTQPPAERILNAPAVAVLVAGSMPALYLIQERLSDRGLSLAFRPSSLWTGAWWPGLLTSMFLHDGWAHVAMNATGALAFGPPVARLAGGARGAAAFLLFYVACGLVATGGYGLIHPDSYDSLVGASGAVFGLMGGALRLLGRRDHRLRSLGDRRFLTPAAVIMAVNVAVGLAGLAPGMEGARIAWEAHAFGFVCGALLIGPWAKAFGSPRAPFASSPDLGDADV from the coding sequence GTGGAGCCCGACCTGACCCAGCCGCCCGCCGAACGGATTCTGAATGCGCCGGCCGTGGCTGTGCTGGTCGCAGGGTCGATGCCGGCCCTGTACCTGATTCAGGAGCGGCTGTCGGACAGGGGGTTGTCCCTTGCGTTCCGGCCTTCGTCCCTGTGGACCGGGGCGTGGTGGCCGGGACTGCTGACCTCGATGTTCCTGCATGACGGCTGGGCCCATGTGGCCATGAACGCCACTGGGGCCCTGGCCTTCGGTCCGCCCGTGGCGCGCCTGGCGGGAGGGGCGAGGGGCGCGGCCGCCTTCCTTCTCTTCTATGTCGCGTGCGGACTGGTCGCGACCGGGGGGTACGGCCTGATCCATCCGGACAGCTATGATTCCCTGGTCGGGGCGTCGGGTGCGGTCTTCGGTCTGATGGGCGGGGCCCTGCGTCTGCTGGGCCGGCGCGATCACCGGCTGAGGTCGCTGGGGGACCGTCGCTTCCTGACGCCCGCGGCCGTCATCATGGCCGTGAACGTCGCCGTCGGCCTGGCCGGACTCGCCCCGGGCATGGAGGGGGCCCGGATCGCGTGGGAAGCTCATGCGTTCGGATTCGTGTGCGGTGCCCTGCTGATCGGGCCATGGGCGAAGGCGTTTGGCTCGCCGCGCGCGCCATTTGCTTCCTCGCCCGATCTGGGCGACGCTGACGTCTGA
- a CDS encoding CBS domain-containing protein, with protein sequence MLVAEILKDKGDAVYAIGPDMPLGEACRELDRLRVGALMVCNKDKVVGVLSERDVVKAVARDGQPALARPVSHYMTAEVIFAAPGETVAILMGRMTDRRIRHLPVLRDGRLAGVISIGDVVKCQIAEATQEAESLRTYIAG encoded by the coding sequence ATGCTGGTCGCCGAAATTCTCAAGGACAAGGGCGACGCGGTCTACGCGATCGGGCCGGACATGCCGCTCGGTGAAGCCTGCCGGGAACTGGACCGGCTCAGGGTCGGGGCCCTGATGGTCTGTAACAAGGACAAGGTGGTCGGGGTTCTGTCCGAACGGGATGTGGTCAAGGCTGTGGCGCGTGACGGCCAGCCCGCCCTGGCCCGCCCGGTGTCACACTATATGACGGCCGAGGTGATCTTCGCCGCGCCCGGAGAGACGGTGGCGATTCTGATGGGCCGGATGACGGACCGCCGGATCCGGCACCTGCCTGTACTGCGGGACGGTCGTCTGGCCGGAGTCATCTCCATCGGCGACGTCGTCAAATGCCAGATCGCGGAAGCCACCCAGGAAGCGGAATCCCTGCGTACATATATAGCGGGCTAG
- a CDS encoding BlaI/MecI/CopY family transcriptional regulator produces the protein MIESLPRREREAFEVLCRLEEATTGAVRVAMSGDLSDSAVRTLLSRLEAKELVGRRSAEDGFVYRPMQRPQALAAGALRRTVDTFFAGSAVSAATALLGLTQKLKPEEIEALERAIERARERGA, from the coding sequence GTGATTGAATCCCTGCCAAGGCGTGAGCGAGAGGCCTTTGAGGTCCTGTGCCGCCTGGAGGAGGCCACCACGGGCGCGGTCCGGGTGGCCATGAGCGGCGATCTCAGTGATTCCGCCGTCCGCACGCTCCTTTCGCGGCTCGAGGCGAAGGAACTGGTTGGCCGCCGCTCAGCCGAGGACGGCTTCGTCTATCGCCCGATGCAGCGCCCGCAGGCGCTGGCGGCCGGGGCCCTGCGGCGGACGGTCGATACCTTCTTCGCCGGCTCCGCGGTCTCTGCCGCCACGGCGCTGCTTGGCCTGACCCAGAAGTTGAAGCCCGAAGAGATCGAGGCGCTGGAGCGGGCCATTGAACGGGCGCGGGAGCGGGGGGCGTGA
- a CDS encoding M56 family metallopeptidase has translation MSVSLILELLLKSGLIAGAGLTLSAVLRFRPAADRVDVLRATVCLLIALPLVMTIAPGLPLALLPAVEAAGDLVASPVVWAGAVEPVEGVALSGSILWPSVGDLALWAWAIGAALVLGRFALGVWTLSRWTRGGQSVKAAAWTAPLDRLPTARRPRLVASNAISAPLSWGVPPGVVLIGQDQLARPETARAILAHELAHLQRGDWIFLILSRVALGLFWFNPLVWMLHAALSARSEEAADAVAVGEVDRRTYARALVDLASDFTPPAALGMAGPAETLTRRITCIMKTSAPLRRRPLAMALTVGALIGIATPIAALELTPRSQAASQAPLAPMAEPDPVDAVDAVEVVAPAAPAADAVDPVEAVAAADAVAPVASDGDWYAGQDAWAPPPPPPLPPLPPAPPAPPAPYAVMPAPPAPPAPPAPPARAPRAGWVHSNSRPMTEQERQAVVEARQAAVEARIHAAEARRVAVEARAQARPRAAAVPEARARARAAVAAAADARAQAGAAREYAAREVANARVHMAQGADQMVAGARQMREESVRLRDPAYRATQIQRAQERGETVTDAELQALSPRLASRADRLEQRAVALRERAALQPS, from the coding sequence GTGAGCGTCAGCCTGATCCTCGAACTGCTGCTCAAGTCCGGCTTGATCGCGGGCGCCGGCCTGACGCTTTCGGCTGTGCTGCGGTTTCGACCGGCGGCAGACCGGGTCGACGTCCTGCGGGCCACGGTCTGTCTCCTCATCGCCCTGCCGCTCGTCATGACGATCGCGCCCGGCCTGCCCCTGGCCTTGCTGCCGGCGGTCGAGGCCGCCGGGGACCTGGTCGCTTCGCCCGTGGTCTGGGCCGGGGCGGTCGAGCCGGTCGAGGGCGTGGCCCTGTCCGGGTCGATCCTCTGGCCGTCGGTCGGAGATCTTGCCCTGTGGGCCTGGGCCATCGGCGCTGCTCTGGTACTGGGCCGGTTCGCGCTCGGGGTCTGGACCCTGAGCCGCTGGACCCGGGGTGGTCAGAGCGTGAAGGCCGCCGCCTGGACCGCCCCACTGGACCGCCTCCCGACGGCCCGACGTCCGCGGCTGGTGGCGTCCAACGCGATCAGCGCGCCGCTGAGCTGGGGCGTCCCGCCGGGCGTGGTCCTGATCGGACAGGATCAGCTCGCCCGGCCGGAAACCGCCCGCGCCATCCTCGCCCACGAACTCGCCCATCTGCAGCGCGGCGACTGGATCTTCCTGATCCTGTCGCGGGTGGCGCTCGGCCTGTTCTGGTTCAACCCGCTGGTCTGGATGCTCCACGCCGCCCTGTCGGCCCGCAGCGAGGAGGCCGCCGATGCGGTCGCCGTCGGCGAGGTCGACCGGCGGACCTATGCCCGCGCCCTCGTCGATCTCGCTTCCGACTTCACCCCGCCCGCCGCCCTCGGGATGGCGGGTCCCGCCGAAACCCTGACCCGAAGGATCACCTGCATCATGAAGACCTCAGCCCCGCTCCGCCGCCGTCCGCTGGCCATGGCCCTGACCGTCGGCGCCCTGATCGGTATCGCGACCCCGATCGCCGCGCTCGAACTGACGCCCCGCAGTCAGGCCGCGTCGCAGGCCCCCCTCGCACCGATGGCGGAGCCTGACCCGGTCGACGCCGTCGATGCGGTCGAGGTCGTGGCTCCGGCTGCTCCGGCGGCGGATGCGGTCGATCCGGTCGAAGCCGTTGCAGCGGCCGACGCCGTGGCACCGGTCGCCTCGGACGGCGACTGGTACGCCGGTCAGGACGCCTGGGCACCGCCGCCGCCGCCCCCGCTTCCGCCCCTGCCGCCCGCACCGCCTGCGCCGCCAGCGCCCTACGCTGTGATGCCAGCTCCGCCTGCGCCGCCCGCACCCCCGGCTCCGCCGGCCCGTGCGCCGCGCGCCGGCTGGGTTCACAGCAACAGCCGTCCGATGACCGAGCAGGAGCGTCAGGCTGTCGTCGAGGCGCGCCAGGCGGCGGTCGAGGCCCGGATCCATGCGGCGGAGGCACGCCGCGTGGCGGTTGAAGCCCGGGCCCAGGCGCGGCCTCGCGCCGCTGCGGTGCCCGAGGCCCGGGCTCGTGCGCGGGCTGCTGTCGCCGCGGCCGCAGACGCCCGGGCGCAGGCCGGGGCGGCCCGCGAATACGCCGCCCGCGAAGTCGCCAACGCCCGGGTGCATATGGCCCAGGGCGCGGACCAGATGGTCGCCGGCGCGCGGCAGATGCGCGAAGAATCGGTCCGTCTGCGCGATCCCGCCTATCGGGCGACGCAGATCCAGCGGGCGCAGGAGCGCGGCGAGACGGTTACGGACGCCGAACTTCAGGCCCTTTCGCCGCGCCTGGCGAGCCGGGCCGACCGGCTGGAGCAACGGGCCGTGGCGCTGCGTGAACGCGCCGCCCTCCAACCGTCCTGA
- the ileS gene encoding isoleucine--tRNA ligase, translating into MADASDTPTGRDYRETVFLPETPFPMRGGLPQKEPAIIEQWGDLYAALRQQRQAEGAPLYVLHDGPPYANGDIHIGHALNKTLKDFVVRSRFLLGNDVDYVPGWDCHGLPIEWKIEERYRSQGKRKDEVSKAEFRQACREYATGWINVQREQFKRLGVLGDWDNRYATMDFGTEAAIVGEFHKFKNSGQLYRGSKPVMWSPVERTALADAEIEYHDHVSPTVWVKFPVTGATDSHPDDLLAFRHANPSIVIWTTTPWTIPANRAISYGPEIAYGLYEVTAMETGLEFEPWARPGDRLIVADKLAEDVFKAAKIATWTRLDDLNPSGLECAHPLAALAPGYGFSVPLLAGDHVTDDAGTGFVHTAPGHGADDFEVWKAHGHHEVPDTVDPDGAYYDHVPLFAGLKVLETEGKKTGKFGPANGAVMEKLIEAGNLLARGRLEHSYPHSWRSKAPIIFRNTPQWFIRMDTPLADDGTLRERALDAIDKTDFHPEAGRNRIRSMVEGRPDWLISRQRAWGTPLAMFVDKQTGQPLVDAEVDARITAAVAEGGADAWFTRPDADFLGAHDPARYEKIEDILDVWFDSGCTHAFTLETRDPAHGYTGDRPSHWPADLYLEGSDQHRGWFQSNLLEGCGTRGRAPYDAVLTHGFTQDENGEKMSKSKGNTTDPATIIKESGADILRLWVSLVDYAEDQRIGKQILQTTVDAYRKLRNTVRYLLGALVGFDEAERLPLDQMPPLEKFILHRLWELDRDVRKAYAEYRFQDVVRPVLEFCSNDLSALYFDIRKDSLYCDRPDAIRRRAARTVMHEVFMRLTAWLAPLTPFTMEEAWGTRYPDAGSNCARVIPETPAEWRNADEAQRWANVQAVLEVVNESLEAARRDKAIGGALDAWPIVTGPAAAFAPFEGLDSAEVFRTSGAELITGGDAVTVEVRLADHPKCARSWRRVPDVGSDPAYPELSARDADAVRWWDAQHG; encoded by the coding sequence ATGGCTGACGCCAGCGACACCCCCACCGGCCGCGACTATCGCGAAACCGTCTTCCTGCCCGAGACGCCCTTCCCCATGCGCGGCGGCCTGCCGCAAAAGGAACCGGCGATCATTGAGCAGTGGGGCGACCTCTATGCCGCCCTGCGCCAGCAGCGTCAGGCCGAGGGCGCGCCCCTCTATGTCCTGCATGACGGCCCGCCCTACGCCAACGGCGACATCCACATCGGCCACGCCCTGAACAAGACGCTGAAGGACTTCGTGGTCCGCAGCCGCTTCCTGCTCGGCAATGACGTCGACTACGTCCCCGGCTGGGACTGCCACGGCCTGCCGATCGAGTGGAAGATCGAGGAACGCTACCGCAGCCAGGGCAAGCGCAAGGACGAGGTTTCCAAGGCCGAGTTCCGCCAGGCCTGCCGCGAATACGCGACCGGCTGGATCAACGTGCAGCGCGAACAGTTCAAGCGGCTGGGCGTCCTCGGCGACTGGGACAACCGCTACGCCACGATGGATTTCGGCACCGAAGCCGCCATCGTCGGCGAGTTCCACAAGTTCAAGAACTCGGGCCAGCTCTATCGCGGCTCCAAGCCCGTCATGTGGTCGCCGGTCGAGCGCACCGCCCTGGCCGACGCCGAGATCGAATACCACGACCACGTCAGCCCGACGGTCTGGGTCAAATTCCCCGTCACCGGTGCGACCGACAGCCATCCGGACGACCTGCTGGCCTTCCGCCACGCCAACCCGTCGATCGTCATCTGGACCACCACGCCCTGGACCATCCCGGCCAACCGCGCGATCAGCTACGGCCCCGAGATCGCCTATGGCCTCTATGAGGTCACGGCCATGGAGACCGGGCTCGAGTTCGAGCCCTGGGCCAGGCCGGGCGACCGGCTGATCGTCGCCGACAAACTGGCCGAGGATGTCTTCAAGGCCGCGAAAATCGCCACCTGGACCCGCCTCGACGACCTGAACCCGTCCGGTCTGGAGTGCGCCCACCCGCTGGCGGCCCTCGCCCCCGGCTACGGCTTCTCCGTGCCCCTGCTGGCCGGCGATCACGTCACCGACGACGCGGGCACCGGCTTCGTCCACACGGCTCCGGGCCACGGGGCCGACGACTTCGAGGTCTGGAAGGCCCACGGCCATCACGAGGTCCCGGACACCGTCGATCCCGACGGCGCCTACTACGACCACGTCCCCCTGTTCGCCGGCCTCAAGGTGCTGGAGACCGAGGGCAAGAAGACCGGCAAATTCGGACCCGCCAACGGCGCGGTGATGGAAAAGCTGATTGAGGCCGGCAACCTGCTCGCGCGCGGCCGGCTGGAGCATTCCTACCCCCACAGCTGGCGCTCCAAGGCACCGATCATCTTCCGCAATACGCCGCAGTGGTTCATCCGCATGGACACGCCGCTGGCGGACGACGGCACCCTGCGCGAGCGGGCGCTGGACGCCATCGACAAGACCGACTTCCACCCGGAGGCCGGCCGCAACCGCATCCGCTCCATGGTCGAGGGCCGCCCTGACTGGCTGATCAGCCGCCAGCGCGCCTGGGGCACGCCGCTTGCCATGTTCGTCGACAAACAGACCGGCCAGCCACTGGTCGACGCCGAGGTCGACGCCCGCATCACCGCCGCGGTGGCCGAGGGCGGTGCCGACGCCTGGTTCACCCGTCCCGACGCCGACTTCCTCGGCGCCCACGACCCGGCCCGCTACGAGAAGATCGAGGACATCCTCGACGTCTGGTTCGACTCCGGCTGCACCCATGCCTTCACGCTCGAAACGCGCGACCCGGCCCATGGCTACACCGGCGACCGCCCCTCGCACTGGCCGGCGGACCTCTATCTCGAAGGCTCGGACCAGCATCGCGGCTGGTTCCAGTCCAACCTGCTCGAAGGCTGCGGCACCCGCGGCCGCGCCCCCTATGACGCCGTCCTGACCCATGGCTTCACCCAGGACGAGAACGGGGAGAAGATGTCCAAGTCGAAGGGGAACACGACCGACCCCGCGACCATCATCAAGGAATCCGGTGCCGACATCCTGCGCCTGTGGGTCTCGCTGGTCGACTACGCCGAGGACCAGCGGATCGGGAAACAGATCCTGCAGACCACGGTCGACGCCTATCGCAAGCTGCGCAACACCGTCCGCTATCTGCTCGGTGCCCTGGTCGGCTTCGACGAGGCCGAACGCCTGCCGCTCGACCAGATGCCGCCGCTCGAGAAATTCATCCTGCACCGCCTGTGGGAGCTCGATCGCGACGTCCGCAAGGCCTACGCCGAATACCGCTTCCAGGACGTCGTCCGCCCGGTGCTGGAGTTCTGCTCCAACGACCTGTCGGCGCTCTATTTCGACATCCGCAAGGACAGCCTCTACTGCGACCGCCCCGACGCCATCCGCCGCCGCGCGGCCCGCACGGTGATGCATGAGGTCTTCATGCGCCTCACCGCCTGGCTGGCACCCCTGACGCCCTTCACCATGGAAGAGGCCTGGGGCACGCGGTATCCGGACGCCGGCTCGAACTGCGCCCGGGTGATCCCGGAGACGCCGGCCGAGTGGCGGAATGCGGATGAGGCCCAACGCTGGGCAAACGTCCAGGCCGTTCTGGAAGTCGTCAATGAATCACTCGAAGCCGCGCGCCGCGACAAGGCGATCGGCGGCGCGCTCGACGCCTGGCCTATCGTGACCGGCCCCGCCGCGGCCTTCGCGCCGTTCGAAGGGCTCGACTCCGCCGAGGTGTTCCGGACGTCCGGCGCTGAACTGATCACCGGCGGAGACGCGGTGACGGTCGAGGTTCGCCTGGCCGACCACCCCAAATGCGCCCGCTCATGGCGGCGTGTGCCAGACGTCGGCTCCGACCCCGCCTATCCCGAGCTCAGTGCCCGCGATGCGGACGCCGTGCGTTGGTGGGACGCCCAACACGGGTGA
- a CDS encoding DUF3828 domain-containing protein, producing the protein MRHVLIAVAIVVGLAACSPSADEAVEPADAPAALPPGRPAIYEAARVGPEEFVRALYAVHATPGASKGEPLRPGQDPIYDRMLNAMIGADFAKAAGEVPTLNYDPICDCQDSEGFTLDSVAVTQAGPQAAEAAVVFTNAGETKRQTLKLVKEGPMWKVSDVLVAGRPSLTEQLMAAIS; encoded by the coding sequence ATGCGTCATGTCCTGATCGCCGTCGCCATTGTCGTCGGCCTCGCCGCCTGTTCGCCGTCGGCCGATGAAGCCGTCGAGCCGGCGGATGCGCCCGCCGCCCTGCCGCCGGGCCGCCCCGCCATCTATGAGGCCGCGCGGGTCGGGCCGGAGGAATTCGTGCGGGCCCTCTACGCCGTTCACGCCACGCCGGGGGCCAGCAAGGGAGAGCCGCTGCGGCCGGGGCAGGATCCGATCTACGACCGGATGCTGAACGCCATGATCGGCGCGGATTTCGCCAAGGCGGCGGGCGAGGTTCCGACGCTGAACTATGATCCGATCTGCGATTGTCAGGACAGCGAGGGCTTCACGCTCGATTCCGTCGCGGTGACGCAGGCGGGCCCGCAGGCCGCCGAGGCGGCGGTGGTGTTCACCAATGCCGGCGAGACGAAGCGGCAGACGCTGAAACTGGTGAAGGAGGGGCCGATGTGGAAGGTCTCCGACGTGCTGGTTGCGGGGCGGCCGTCGCTGACCGAGCAGCTGATGGCGGCGATCAGCTGA
- a CDS encoding bifunctional riboflavin kinase/FAD synthetase: MIVTAWRDLPDRLRGAAVAIGAFDGVHRGHQAVIAQARAAADRLGVPLAVVSFDPHPRRWFQPDAAPFRLMTPAQMARAMAPLGVDRLHLLPFDATMAAMTDEAFVEQVLVDGLGIRHAAVGFDFSYGKGRTGSAEGLRRQGEALGFGVTVVDRIDDGDGLKLSSSGVREALKAGDMPRAAAILGRPFAIEGEVIHGDKRGRTIGVPTANVSMADYMRPAYGVYATRTHLPDGRVIDGVANLGVRPMFEIDQPLLEVWLLDFDCDLYGQTIETELVAYLRGEMAFDGLDALKVQIGRDADAAREALVAP; this comes from the coding sequence GCCATCGGTGCCTTTGACGGCGTGCATCGCGGCCATCAGGCGGTCATCGCCCAGGCCCGCGCCGCCGCCGACCGCCTCGGCGTTCCACTGGCCGTCGTCAGTTTCGATCCCCACCCCCGCCGGTGGTTCCAGCCCGACGCAGCGCCCTTCCGTCTGATGACGCCGGCCCAGATGGCACGCGCCATGGCCCCGCTCGGCGTCGACCGACTTCATCTCCTTCCCTTTGACGCCACCATGGCCGCCATGACCGACGAAGCCTTCGTCGAACAGGTCCTGGTGGACGGCCTCGGCATCCGTCATGCCGCCGTCGGTTTCGACTTCTCCTACGGCAAGGGCCGCACCGGCTCGGCCGAGGGGCTGCGCCGCCAGGGCGAGGCGCTGGGCTTCGGCGTCACTGTGGTCGACCGCATCGATGACGGTGACGGACTGAAGCTTTCCTCCTCCGGCGTCCGCGAGGCGCTCAAGGCCGGCGACATGCCCCGCGCCGCCGCCATCCTCGGCCGGCCGTTCGCCATCGAGGGCGAGGTCATCCACGGCGACAAGCGCGGGCGCACCATCGGCGTCCCGACCGCCAATGTGTCGATGGCCGACTATATGCGGCCCGCCTATGGCGTCTATGCGACCCGCACCCACCTGCCGGATGGCCGCGTGATCGACGGCGTCGCCAATCTGGGCGTCCGTCCCATGTTCGAGATCGACCAGCCGCTGCTCGAAGTCTGGCTGCTGGATTTCGACTGCGATCTGTACGGCCAGACGATCGAGACCGAACTGGTCGCCTACCTCCGCGGCGAGATGGCCTTCGACGGGCTCGACGCGCTCAAGGTTCAGATCGGTCGCGACGCGGACGCCGCCCGTGAGGCCCTCGTCGCGCCATAA